A genomic stretch from Lathyrus oleraceus cultivar Zhongwan6 chromosome 2, CAAS_Psat_ZW6_1.0, whole genome shotgun sequence includes:
- the LOC127118991 gene encoding transcription factor FAMA, with protein MEKDNNYSAPPMPPCFNTLDYSLDQQYQQLTKYRVGETSGENNSGMVDNYLPQTQNSGGFYGTTNNSFDKMSFADVMQFADFGPKLALNRQESEIDNDPVYFLKFPVLNNKMEDQNLMLNQDGVGENGDRFKVLDNLRDQEETRVSDENNSVQLVQERNCALVQENSKKRKRPRTVKTSEEVESQRMTHIAVERNRRKQMNEHLRVLRSLMPGSYVQRGDQASIIGGAIEFVRELEQLLQCLESQKRRRLVGEAQSKQVGDSTQQQAPFFQQAPLPNEQMKIVEMESGLEEETAESKSCLADVEVKVLGFDAMIKILSRRRPGQLIKTIAALEDMQLIILHTNITTVEQTVLYSFNVKLASDTRFTAEDIASSVQQILSFIHANTSM; from the exons ATGGAGAAAGATAATAACTATTCG GCACCACCCATGCCACCGTGTTTCAACACACTTGACTACTCCCTTGATCAACAATACCAGCAGCTCACGAAATATCGTGTGGGCGAAACTTCCGGTGAAAACAATAGCGGAATGGTGGATAATTACCTGCCTCAAACACAAAACTCAGGAGGCTTTTATGGTACAACAAACAACTCTTTTGATAAAATGAGTTTTGCAGATGTGATGCAGTTCGCAGATTTTGGACCTAAATTAGCCTTAAACCGCCAAGAGTCCGAGATCGACAATGACCCGGTTTATTTTCTCAAGTTTCCTGTCTTAAACAACAAGATGGAAGACCAAAACTTGATGTTGAATCAAGATGGGGTAGGAGAAAATGGAGATAGGTTCAAAGTGTTGGATAATTTAAGAGATCAAGAAGAAACTCGGGTTTCTGATGAGAACAACTCGGTGCAGCTTGTGCAAGAGAGGAATTGTGCACTAGTGCAAGAGAACAGCAAGAAGAGGAAGAGACCGAGAACTGTTAAGACAAGTGAAGAAGTTGAGAGTCAACGCATGACTCATATTGCTGTTGAAAGGAATCGAAGGAAGCAAATGAATGAGCATCTTCGTGTCCTCAGATCCCTCATGCCTGGTTCATACGTTCAAAGG GGTGATCAAGCATCTATAATTGGTGGAGCTATAGAGTTTGTGCGAGAATTGGAACAACTTCTTCAGTGTCTAGAATCACAAAAGAGAAGAAGACTAGTTGGAGAAGCACAATCAAAACAAGTTGGGGATTCAACACAACAACAAGCTCCATTTTTTCAACAAGCTCCTTTACCAAATGAGCAGATGAAGATAGTTGAGATGGAAAGTGGACTTGAAGAAGAAACTGCAGAGAGTAAGTCATGTTTGGCTGATGTAGAAGTGAAAGTTTTAGGATTTGATGCAATGATTAAAATCCTTTCAAGAAGGCGGCCTGGACAGTTGATCAAGACCATTGCTGCCCTTGAAGATATGCAGCTTATTATCCTTCATACAAACATCACCACTGTTGAACAAACCGTTCTTTATTCATTCAATGTCAAG CTGGCTAGTGATACAAGGTTCACGGCAGAAGATATAGCAAGCTCCGTTCAGCAGATACTAAGTTTTATTCATGCAAACACTAGCATgtga